CAGCACCGCTGAACACCGGACCGCCGCACACGGGACCGTCGAACACGGGATCACCGAACGCGGACCGGCCGAGCGCGGGACGCGCCGACGCCCTCCGCATGGAGCTGGCCCACATGGACGCCCCCCACAAGGACGCCGCCCAGCCCCGGGCCGGACACCCCAGGGGCATCGCCCCCATAGCCGTACCGCCGTCGGCCCTCGACGCGGTACAGGACCTCACGCCCCGGCAGGACGGGAGCACACCGGCCGGATGACCACTCCCCACGGCACGACCACCCCATGGACCACCCCCCGCCCCACCCCCACCACGGTCCCCACCCCCTCCGCTCCCGCAGACCAACGCACCCCAAGGAGTCGATCCACCATGGCGAGCGATGCGCCGACCAGCCAGGTATCCGATCTCGACTGGCTGATGAGCGGCCTCGTCCAGCGCGTACCGCACACCACGAGCGCGGTGCTGCTCTCCTGCGACGGGCTGGTGAAGTCGGTCCACGGCCTCGATCCGGACAGCGCCGACCACATGGCGGCCCTGGCCTCCGGGCTGTACTCCCTCGGACGCAGCGCGGGCGTCCGGTTCGGCGACGGCGGAGACGTCCGCCAGGTCGTCGTCGAACTCGCCTCGACCCTGCTGTTCGTCTCCACCGCGGGCTCCGGCACCTGCCTCGCCGTGCTCGCCGGCCGCGAGGCGGACGCCGCCGTCCTCGGCTACGAGATGGCCATGCTGGTCAAGAGCGTCCGCCCCTACCTGGTCACCCAGCCCCGGCAAGCCGCCGAACCCTCCGCGATGAGGCCTTGAACGTGCCCGCGGCCGGCGACGGACCTCTGTACGACGACGCCGCCGGGCGTCTGGTGCGCCCCTACACCGTCATCAACGGCCGGACCCGGCCGACCACCGCGCTGGATCTCCTCTCACAGGTGATGGCCACCGGGGCGACCCCCCTCGGCTATCTGGGCCCCGAGCACGCAACCGCACTCGACCTGTGCCGGGCACCCGTCTCGGTCGCCGAGGTCGCCGCTCACCTGAAGCTGCCGGCGGCGGTCACGAAGGTGCTGCTGTCCGACCTCGTCGACTGCGGGGCCCTCACCACCAAGCCCCCGGTTTTCCACCACAACCCGACAGACCGGTCTCTTCTGGAGGCAGTGCTCGATGGACTACGACGACAGCTCTGACCCCTTTCCCACCGCACTCAAAATCCTGGTGGCGGGC
The sequence above is drawn from the Streptomyces griseiscabiei genome and encodes:
- a CDS encoding roadblock/LC7 domain-containing protein; translated protein: MASDAPTSQVSDLDWLMSGLVQRVPHTTSAVLLSCDGLVKSVHGLDPDSADHMAALASGLYSLGRSAGVRFGDGGDVRQVVVELASTLLFVSTAGSGTCLAVLAGREADAAVLGYEMAMLVKSVRPYLVTQPRQAAEPSAMRP
- a CDS encoding DUF742 domain-containing protein; translation: MPAAGDGPLYDDAAGRLVRPYTVINGRTRPTTALDLLSQVMATGATPLGYLGPEHATALDLCRAPVSVAEVAAHLKLPAAVTKVLLSDLVDCGALTTKPPVFHHNPTDRSLLEAVLDGLRRQL